The nucleotide window GCTTTTGTCTATGATCTTACGGAGTGGAAGCTCTGCGGAAAAATCTCAGGCGAAAAAATCCTTTCGATTCTTTGGCTCACGAATTCGACTGTTGTAGCAGGCGGAGTGGAGACGGTTTCCCTTTATACAATGGATTATAAAACTCTTGCTTCTTCAAGTCAGGTACTGTTTCTTTCTTCTTCCGGAAGTCCTTTCTGGAATGGAACTGAAATATGTTCTGAACTGTCGTCGAAAAAAACTTATTCCTGGAACCCTGAAAAAAAATCCTGGGTTCAAAGATCTTCACCGTCAGGCCGCGCATTACCTTCTGAAAAAAATTCCCGGTACAGGGTATTCTTAGGTTCTTCCCAGAACAGGAATTTTACAAATTCCATTTATGTAAGGTCTCTGGCAGGAAAAGTCATTACCTATCCTGTTTTTGCTCAGACTGAGGTTCCCGTTAAAGAAAGGAAAATAAAAAAAGTTGCCCTTGTATTTGATGCAATGGAAAACGGTGAGGGTGTCGCAAGAATCCTCAGTGTATTAAACGAGTTTTCCATGAAGGGAACTTTTTTCTTTGACGGAGAGTTTATACGCAGGTATCCGGTAGAAACAAAACAGATTGTTGCTTCCGGAAGTGAATGTGCTTCAATTTTTTACAGTAGTGCGGATCTTTTGTCATCAAATTTTATAATCGATGCAGATTTTATAAAGCGCGGTCTTGCCCGTAATGAAGACGAATTCTTTCAGGTAACGGGAAAGGAACTTTCGCTTTTGTGGCATGCACCTTATTACAGTTCCAGCGACCTTATGAAAAAGGCGGCTGCTGAAGCCGGCTATACTTATGTAGAAGCATATTCCGGAATCAGGGACAGCGTTTCTTTTGAGGATGCAGCTGCTGATTCTAAAATAAAATATATGAGTTCGTCCCAGCTTATCGATGCCATTGCAGAAAATTTGTATGACGGAATGATTATCAGTGTCAGTGTCGGTAAGTCCAGTGGCAGCAGAAAAGATTATCTTTATGAAAATATTGATCTTCTCATTTCTGCCATACTTGATTCAGGCTGTCAGATTGTTGATGTTTCTGAACTTGTAAAATAAAGTTTATCTGGCCCGTCTCAGTGACCATACGACAATTTTGTCTGCAAGAAGGGACGGTCCGGATTTTTTTGTTGTAGTTCTGTCACATACAAGATCTACGGTTCTTAATGCCGTTCCGTCAGCATAGAAAATGATTTTTCCTAAAGACTGTCCGGCTGTAACTTCTTCAGAAACAAAATCAGGCTTTATAATCTTATACTGCATTTTTTTTCCTGTATTTTTAGGAACTGTAAAACTTAAGTTCTCTGCAGGAATAAGATTAAAAGCTTCTTCCCTGCAGCATGGATTAGAAATCGTATAGATAAAATCCTGTTCAGGTGTATAAGTTTCAAAATTGTCAAAGCCATAATTTATAAGTTTTGTACCGTCTATAGAGCGGTAATAGTTTCCTTCCAGAGTGCTGTGGCCGGGCCCCCTCATTATTACTGCAAGAAAACGCTGGCCGTTCCGTTCTGCCGTAAGAGAAAGGTTGTAGCCGCTTTCGTCAATATAGCCGGTTTTAAGTCCGTCACAGCCTTCCAGTTCATCTAAGAGTTTATTTGTGTTGCTGATTGTGTATCCGTTATAGACAAGCTGTTTTTGAGAGTGAAATTCTTTCAGGCTGAAAGGAAAGCTTTTTATGTACCACAGTGCAAAATCCGTAAATTCGTATGGTGTCGTCAGATTTTCTGCACTGTAGCCTGAACTTTCGACAAAATATGTTGTCTTGAGGTTAAGAGACTGTATGAGCTCATTCATTCTTTTTACAAAGTTTTCCATGCTTCCGGAAACGTAGTTTGCAACTGCTATTGAAGCATCGTTTCCGCTTGCAACGGCAAGTCCAGAAAGAAGGGTTTTAAGGTTGACTCTGTCGCCTTCGTTAAGTCCCATGCGTGATGCATCATACGGAAGGTTTTTACTCCAGCTTTCAGGGGGTAGGGGAACGGTATCATTCATTGAGATGTTTTTATTTTTTATTTCTTCAAAAACAACGGCCATTTCTACAAGTTTAGTCATTGATGCAGGAGGAATCACTTCATCCGGATTTTTTTCATAAATTATGTTTCCTGTTGCCGCATCTACTACAACTGCACTTGCGGAATTAATTTCAAAATTATAGCCTGTTTTGTATGGAAGCCTGTGAAGCCGTTTCTGACGTTCAGGATAAAGTCCGTCCAGTGTTTCTTCAAGAGCAGAAGTTTCTTTTTCTGTAAGTGATTTTATTTCAGGGTTAAGAATGGAAGATCTCCGTACTTCAAACATTATGCTCAGAAGTATGATTACCAGTGCCGAAGAAGATGCCGCTGCGATTACTTTTGTTTTTTTATTCATGTAAGCTCCGTTTTTAAGCTCTTGATGCCCTGTTTCTCAGAATAAGGTCTGCAATTGTTATTGCTGACATAGCTTCTATTACGGGAATGATTCTCGGACAGAGGCATACGTCGTGTCTTCCTTCTATAATTATGCTGCAGTTTTCTCCGTTTACATCTATCGTTTCCTGCTCAAGAAAAATACTTGGTACCGGTTTTACTGCGGCGCGGAAAATAATGTCATTGCCGTTGGTTACTCCTGCAAGAATTCCTCCTGCATTGTTTGTTTTAAATACAGGTCCGCTTCTCATCTGGTCGTTGTTTGTTTTTCCGTCTGAATCGGCACTTTCAAATCCTGCTCCGAATTCGATTCCCTTTACTGCACCGATTGAAAGAACAGCATGAGCAAGCATTGCATCCGCTTTATCAAATACCGGTTCTCCAAGCCCCGTTCCGGCTCCTTTTATTACGCATTCAACTATTCCGCCGCAGGAGTTTTTGTTCATCCTGTATTCTTCAACGGCTGCAAGCATTTTTTCTGCAGCTTTTTTATCAGGACACCGCATAAGGTTTCTGTCTATTTCGGTGAAGTCGGTTTCTTCAGCCAGAATTCCCGCAGCTTTTCTTGTATATGCTGTTACAGAGATTCCGTATTGAGCAAGAAACATTTTTGCAAAGGCTCCTGCTGCAACTCTTGCACAGGTTTCCCGTCCGCTTGTCCGTCCGCCGCCTCTGTAATCCCTTATTCCGTATTTTTCAAAATAGGTATAGTCGCCGTGTCCCGGTCTGAAAACATCCTTTATATTGGAATAGTCTTTTGAATGCTGGTTTTCATTTCTTATAAGGATTGCAACAGGAGTTCCGGTTGTCATGCCTTCAAATACTCCGCTGAGAATTTCTGCCCTGTCAGATTCTTTTCTTGCAGTTACGGCTGCACTTTTTGCACCAGGCTTTCTTCTGTCCATTTCTGACTGAAGGAATTCTTCATTGACTTTTATTCCGGCCGGACATCCGTCAATTATACATCCCAGCCCGGAACCGTGGCTTTCTCCGAATGTTGTTACCCTGAATGCATCTCCGAAACTGTTCCCTGCCATGATTTCCACCTTTTTTTGTTTAATTAAGTGTTATTCTATCTTTATGTTGAATGAATGTCGAGTTTCTTTATGTAAGTTTGTTTCTACATAGAGAATTCAATTGATTAAATCCCTTTAAATCACTAATATTGACTCGATTTATTTTGCAAGGAGACTGTCATGGCATTAATACATGGTGCATATACTGCAATGATAACACCGATGCTTTCAAACGGTGACGTAGACTATGAAGGTTTTAGAAAAAACGTAATATTTCAGCTGGAGCAGGGTATCGACGGACTTCTTCCTCTCGGTACGAGCGGAGAAACACCGACTCTTGATGAAGATGAAGAAGAAAAGCTTCTTGAAATCATATTTCCGGTTGTTAAAGAATATAATGCAAAAAATAATCGTGACGTAAAGATTATGGTTGGTGCAGGCAGCAACAATACAAGAGATGCCGTACGCTACTGTGAACGTGCTAAAAAGTTCGGCGCAGATTTTGCACTTGTTGTTACTCCTTATTACAACAAACCTAGTGATGAAGGTATTTTCCGTCATTTTGAGGCTGTTTCGAAAGTAGGAATTCCGATTGTAGTTTATAACATTCAGGGCCGTACCGGAAAAAATATTTCTACTGCACTTCTTCAGCGCATCGTTGAACTTCCGAATATTGCCGGTGTTAAGGAAGCCAGCGGAAACATCAGCCAGATGATGGAAGTAATTGAAAAGATAAAACTTTCAAAACCTGATTTTGCCGTTATGAGCGGAGATGACGGTCTTACTCTTCCTCTTATGGCAGCCGGTGGAGACGGAGTAATTTCTGTAGTTACAAATATGATTCCTGGCCTTATGGGTCAGCTTGTTCATGACTGTGAGAACGGAAAATTTGCAGAGGCAAGGGAACTTCATTACCGCCTGCAGCCTTTCTTCCGGGCAGCATTTGTAGACGGAAATCCTACCTGCATAAAGTATGCAATGAACGTTAAGGGACTTCCGGCAGGAAGTGTACGTCTTCCGCTTGCAGAACCTGTGGATTCAGCAAAAAAAATCATTGAAGATGCAATAAAAGCCTGCAGGCTCTAACAGCTCTGCATGTACCTGATAGGAGAAGAATTATGGAAAAAATAAGTGTTGGTGTTCTTGGTGCAACTGGTATGGTTGGTCAGCGCTATATAAAACTTCTGGAGAATCATCCGTGGTTTAAAGTAACTTATGTCGCTGCCTCACCGCGCAGTGCCGGAAAACTTTATAAGGATGTTGTATCTTCAAAATGGCTTATTGGGGAAGAAATTCCTGCTGATGTTGCAAACCTTACTATTCAGGATGCAAACGATGCAAAACTTGCTGTAGGAAAGTGTAAGTTTGTATTCTCTGCTCTTGAGATGGGCAAGGATGAAATAAAGGCTCTTGAAGAAGCTTATGCTGCAGAGGGAATCCCTGTAGTTTCAAATGCAAGTGCTAACCGCTGGACAGAAGACGTGCCTATGCTTGTTCCTGAAATTAACTATTCTCATCTTGATATTATTAAGAAGCAGCAGGAACATCACGGATGGAAAAAAGGATTTATTGCCGTAAAGCCTAACTGTTCCCTCCAGACTTACATGATGCCTCTTCATGCTCTTATTCAGGCTGGTTATCCTGTTAAGCGCATGATCGTAACTACTCTTCAGGCAACAAGTGGAGCCGGATATCCTGGAGTTCCTTCTTTTGACATGATTGATAATATCGTTCCGTTTATCGGCGGCGAGGAAGAAAAGACAGAAAAAGAATGTCTTAAGATTCTTGGTAAAGTTGATGGAGACAAAATTGCAAATGCAGCTCTTCCTCTTGTAAGCTCAACCTGTACCCGTGTTCCTGTAATTGACGGACATACAGCCTGCGTTTCTCTTGAATTTGATCTTCCGGAAGATAAAAAACCTTCTCTTGAAGAAATTGAAAAAATCTGGACTTCATATAAATCTGTGCCGCAGGAACTTGAACTTCCTAGTGCTCCTGTACATCCGATTGTTGTACGTCATGAAGAAAATCGTCCTCAGCCTAGGCGTGACCGCGAAACAGAAAAAGGCATGGCATGTGTAATCGGCCGTCTGCGCAAATGTGCTGTATTTGACGTTAAGTTTGTTGCACTGAGCCATAATACAAAGCGTGGTGCTGCAATGGGCGGTATTCTTAATGCGGAACTTCTTAAATCAAAGGGCTTTTTTGACAATCTCTAGGTTGCAGAATTGAACTTGAATAAAAAGTAAATTAGGAGTATAAAGAGATTATGATTAAATTGAACCTTCTACTATCCCTAGATTCTCACTGTGATTGCTCAGGCACTAGGTTTTAGTATTGTTCAATATCATATTTGATTTGTAAACAAAGGGACCTGTTGCTTAGGCGGCAGGTCTTTTTTTATTGTAAAAGGGAGTGTAATGATATGAGCGGAATGAATCCAAACGGAAAATACGGTTCTTTTGTTGATCTTGATTTTACAGAAAGAACATGGCCTTCAAAGAGAATAACAAAAGCCCCTCTCTGGTGTTCTGTTGACCTCAGGGACGGTAATCAGGCTCTTGTAAATCCAATGGGAATTGATACAAAGCTTGCATTCTTTGATCTTCTGGTAAAAATCGGTTTTAAGGAAATTGAAGTAGGATTTCCTGCTGCCAGTGATACTGAATATGATTTCTGCCGCCGCCTCATAGAAGAAAATCACATACCTGACGATGTAACGATTCAGGTTTTATGTCAGGCAAGGGAAAAACTTGTTAAAAAGACAGTGGAAGCTCTTAAGGGCTGTAAGCAGGCAATTTTTCATATTTATAATTCAACATCTCCTGCTCAGCGTAAGTATACCTTCGGAAAATCAAAGGAAGAAATTAAGCAGATTGCAGTAGAAGGGGTCCGCTGTATAAAAAGCTGTCTTTCTGAAGAAGACCGTAAAAAGATTCGCATTGAGTATTCTCCGGAAAGTTTTTCAATGACTGAAATTGACTATGCAATTGAAGTTTGCGAGGCTGTAAAGGCAGAGTGGGATCTTCTTCCCGGTGAAAAAATAATCATGAATCTTCCTACAACCGTTGAGTGCTATACTCCGAATGTTTATGCAGACAGAATTGAATATTTTGCAAAGCATATTTCAGACCGTGAGAATGTAATTATTTCAACCCACTGTCATAATGACAGGGGAACCGGTGTTGCTTCAGCAGAACTTGCCCTTCTTGCAGGCGCTGACAGAACTGAAGGCTGTCTTTTCGGAAACGGAGAACGTACCGGAAACCTTGATATAGTTAATGTTGCCCTTAATATGTTTTCTGAGGGAATTGATCCTGAACTTGATTTTACAAATCTTCCTGAAATTGCAGAACTGTATAACCGCTTTACCGGAATGGAAATTAATCCGAGAAGCCCGTGGGCGGGAGAACTTGTATTTACGGCATTCAGCGGTTCTCATCAGGATGCCATCAGAAAAGGAATGGCTGCCAGAACAAAGATGGATAAAAATGCTCTTTGGGATGTTCCTTACCTTCTTATTGATCCTCATGATATCGGACGTCAGTATGAAGGAATAATCCGTATCAACAGTCAGAGCGGAAAGGGTGGAGCTGCCTATATTCTTGAAGAAAAATATGGACTTATTCTTCCTAAGGCCATGCATCCTGCTTTGGGAGACATTATCAAGACTGCTGCTGATAAAGCTCAGCGTGAACTTCAGACAGAAGAAATTTACAATCTCTTCGTTAAACAGTGGCTTGATGCAAAGGGAAATCTCTCTATTGTAGACCTTTCTGAAACTCATCTCGAAGGAAGCGGAACTTCCGGAGAAACTACCATGTGCCGCGGCGTAGTAACCTGGAAGGGAGAAAAGTTTACTATCGGTGAAAAAGGAAACGGACCTCTTGATGCCTTTTCTTCAGCATTAAAGTCAACTCCTGCTCCAGCCTTCAGTATTACTGCATTCCATGAACACAGTGTCGGAACCGGAAACGATACCAGTGCCGTTGCTTATGTTCAGATTACCTGTGAAGACGGACAGCAGTATTGGGGTGCCGGAAAATCCACCAGTGTCGGAAGGGCTGGTATTGATGCTGTTGTAAGCGCCCTTAACCAGATAAGATAAGTTTTATAACAGAAAATTATCCAGGCAGAGGCTTTGCAGAATGTAACCCTGATTGTCATCCGGTGTTTGTTTTATTGACTATTGCAAGGGCAATAAACACGCAGTTTTGGGGGCTGTGTTCTGACTTAAAGATTGTACTTATCAATCAGCCCCTTTTTTCTGCATCCTCCTCTCCTTTTGACCTCCGCAGCATCCGTTGGATATGCGGGGGTTTTTCTTTTTAAATCCCCGTACTTTTAAAAAAAATAAAATATTTTATAAAAAAAATCAAAAATCCTATTGACCATTTTTATGTTAATGTATATATTATCCTCACGTTCAACGAACGGATGGGCTATTAGCTCAGGTGGTAGAGCACCGCCCTTTTAAGGCGGCTGTCTGCAGTTCGAGTCTGCAATAGCTCACATTAAGCATCGGAAGTAATTCCGGTGCTTTTTTTTTACCCCGGATAGTACTGTCTTTTAATATTCAGCCGGCATTGTTCTTTATGTTAAAAGCAGTTATAATCCCAGGAGAAATTAAGATTAACTGTTATATATGAGGTTTTTATGGAAAAAGAAGTAAGGGTTCGCTATGCTCCGTCTCCAACCGGGCTTCAGCATATCGGCGGCGTAAGAACTGCGCTTTTTAATTATCTTTATGCACGTTCACAGGGTGGAAAATTTATTCTCCGTCTTGAAGATACAGACCGTACCCGTTATGACGAGAAGTATGTACAGAACCTGTATGATACTATGGCATGGCTTGGAATTGACTGGGATGAAGGCGGTTCAAAAGGGGGTGAATATGGCCCTTATGTTCAGAGTGAGCGTTTTGAGCTTTACAAGGAATATGCACAGAAACTTGTAGAGAAGGGTGAGGCCTATTACTGTTTCTGTGACGCAGAACGTCTCGAAAGAATCAGAAAAATACAGACAGAAAACAAGCTTCCACCTGGATATGACCGCAACTGCCGTCATCTTACTCCTGAGGAAATCAAGGCTAATCTTGATGCAGGAAAACCTTACGTAATAAGACTTAAGGTTCCTCTTGAGGGAGAAACAAAATTTACTGATCATCTTCTTGGTGACATCGTCTGGAAAAATGAAGATATTTCTCCAGATCCTGTTCTGCTTAAGTCAGACGGATTTCCTACATATCATCTTGCAAATATTGTAGATGACCATATGATGAAAATTACTCATGTAATGCGTGCTCAGGAATGGATTCCTTCAACACCTCTTCATGTTCAGATGTACCGTTCATTTGGCTGGGAACATCCGGAATTCTGCCATCTTCCGATGGTAAACGGTTCTGACGGTAAGAAGCTTTCAAAACGTCACGGATCAACATCCCTTAATGAATTCCGCGCAAGAGGCTATCTTCCACAGGCAATCGTTAATTATGTAGCTCTTCTCGGCTGTTCTTATGATGATGGTGTTGATATGTATACTCTTGAAGAGCTTGGAAAGAAGTTTAAGCTTGAACATCTTAATAAGGCTCCTGCAGTTTTTGATTACAAAAAGCTTGAGTGGTATAACGGTCAGTATATCCGTGCACTTACTGATGAAGAACTTTATAAGTGGACACTGCCTTTTATTACCGGAACAGGAGACGCATGTCTTGAAATTAATCCTGAAAATCCTCAGCCGAAACCAAAAGTTGGTCCGGAATATTCTGGAGTAGCTATGGGAGATGATGGAGAACCGGTTTGTGTAGATTCTTCAATGAATATGTCATCGGCAGATGTAAAGGCTGCATTGATGAAGCTTATGCCTCTCATTAAAGAACGCCTTCATTTCCTTACGGATGCTGCAGAAATGGTTCACTTCCTTTTTACAGAACCGGCAGTTCCTCCTAAGGCTGACATCATTCCTAAAAAGATTGATGAGGCAAAGACAAAAGAAGTTCTTGAAAATGCAATTGAATTCGTAAAACAGCTTCCTTCTCTTGATCATGAAGCCAGCGAAGCTCTCGCAAAAAGCTATGCGGAAAAACTTGGAATAAAGCTGGGAGATTTCATGATGCCTATACGCATGGCTGTAACAGGAAGTCGTGTTTCTCCACCTCTTATGGGATCGATTCTTATACTTGGTGTTGAGAAATCTGTAGAAAGAATCCGCAGGACTCTTGCAGAGTTTTAATTGAACTGAACTGGAAAAATGGCCGTTGTTTCCTGCATGGAAAGGGCGGTCTTTTTTTGCTTTTTAGAAAAATACATTGAGGTGCATGCCATTATGAGTGACAACGATGTAAATTCCACAATTAAAGAAATCTGCTCGCTGCTTGCCGAAATTAAGGATGAAACACTTATCTTTGATTTTTTCGGCTGTCTGTTTACTAAGGCAGAACTTAAAGATTTTTCGAACCGCTGGAATCTTGTAAAGGAACTTGATGCCGGAACTACTCAGCGCGAAATTGCAAAAAAATTCAGTATGTCATTGTGCAATATTACCAGAGGTTCCCGTGAAATGAAAAAGGAAGACTCTGCTTTTACGAAAGTTCTTTCTATCCTGAAAAACCGGGAAAAGGCTGATCAGTAAACATATATTTCTTTTTTTATAGTCATTGCGGGAATTTGAGTTTGTTTTATGATGACTGTATCTGATTGAATATGAATATCCGGTAGAGTATCCTTCTGTTTCTGGATGCTTTACCGGATATTTTTTTTATTGAGGGGGTAGTACAAACCCTCAAAACGGCGAAGTCAAGGCTTTAAGCGTTAGCGTGCCTTGACTCGACGTATTTGTTTTTATTTACGATTCTTGTTTCTGTTTTGCCGGTTGCAATTTCAATATAGCGTACGAATAATGAAACTTTATTGTCTTCATTCAGGTTGTTCCATATTCTTTCTGTTAATTCATCGATGTTTCCCTTGAGTTCAACTTTTTCCGGTTCTCCGCTGAAGCTTGGAAGTG belongs to Treponema rectale and includes:
- the gltX gene encoding glutamate--tRNA ligase; the protein is MEKEVRVRYAPSPTGLQHIGGVRTALFNYLYARSQGGKFILRLEDTDRTRYDEKYVQNLYDTMAWLGIDWDEGGSKGGEYGPYVQSERFELYKEYAQKLVEKGEAYYCFCDAERLERIRKIQTENKLPPGYDRNCRHLTPEEIKANLDAGKPYVIRLKVPLEGETKFTDHLLGDIVWKNEDISPDPVLLKSDGFPTYHLANIVDDHMMKITHVMRAQEWIPSTPLHVQMYRSFGWEHPEFCHLPMVNGSDGKKLSKRHGSTSLNEFRARGYLPQAIVNYVALLGCSYDDGVDMYTLEELGKKFKLEHLNKAPAVFDYKKLEWYNGQYIRALTDEELYKWTLPFITGTGDACLEINPENPQPKPKVGPEYSGVAMGDDGEPVCVDSSMNMSSADVKAALMKLMPLIKERLHFLTDAAEMVHFLFTEPAVPPKADIIPKKIDEAKTKEVLENAIEFVKQLPSLDHEASEALAKSYAEKLGIKLGDFMMPIRMAVTGSRVSPPLMGSILILGVEKSVERIRRTLAEF
- the aroC gene encoding chorismate synthase; protein product: MAGNSFGDAFRVTTFGESHGSGLGCIIDGCPAGIKVNEEFLQSEMDRRKPGAKSAAVTARKESDRAEILSGVFEGMTTGTPVAILIRNENQHSKDYSNIKDVFRPGHGDYTYFEKYGIRDYRGGGRTSGRETCARVAAGAFAKMFLAQYGISVTAYTRKAAGILAEETDFTEIDRNLMRCPDKKAAEKMLAAVEEYRMNKNSCGGIVECVIKGAGTGLGEPVFDKADAMLAHAVLSIGAVKGIEFGAGFESADSDGKTNNDQMRSGPVFKTNNAGGILAGVTNGNDIIFRAAVKPVPSIFLEQETIDVNGENCSIIIEGRHDVCLCPRIIPVIEAMSAITIADLILRNRASRA
- the dapA gene encoding 4-hydroxy-tetrahydrodipicolinate synthase, producing the protein MALIHGAYTAMITPMLSNGDVDYEGFRKNVIFQLEQGIDGLLPLGTSGETPTLDEDEEEKLLEIIFPVVKEYNAKNNRDVKIMVGAGSNNTRDAVRYCERAKKFGADFALVVTPYYNKPSDEGIFRHFEAVSKVGIPIVVYNIQGRTGKNISTALLQRIVELPNIAGVKEASGNISQMMEVIEKIKLSKPDFAVMSGDDGLTLPLMAAGGDGVISVVTNMIPGLMGQLVHDCENGKFAEARELHYRLQPFFRAAFVDGNPTCIKYAMNVKGLPAGSVRLPLAEPVDSAKKIIEDAIKACRL
- a CDS encoding Trp family transcriptional regulator, which produces MSDNDVNSTIKEICSLLAEIKDETLIFDFFGCLFTKAELKDFSNRWNLVKELDAGTTQREIAKKFSMSLCNITRGSREMKKEDSAFTKVLSILKNREKADQ
- a CDS encoding D-alanyl-D-alanine carboxypeptidase family protein, producing the protein MNKKTKVIAAASSSALVIILLSIMFEVRRSSILNPEIKSLTEKETSALEETLDGLYPERQKRLHRLPYKTGYNFEINSASAVVVDAATGNIIYEKNPDEVIPPASMTKLVEMAVVFEEIKNKNISMNDTVPLPPESWSKNLPYDASRMGLNEGDRVNLKTLLSGLAVASGNDASIAVANYVSGSMENFVKRMNELIQSLNLKTTYFVESSGYSAENLTTPYEFTDFALWYIKSFPFSLKEFHSQKQLVYNGYTISNTNKLLDELEGCDGLKTGYIDESGYNLSLTAERNGQRFLAVIMRGPGHSTLEGNYYRSIDGTKLINYGFDNFETYTPEQDFIYTISNPCCREEAFNLIPAENLSFTVPKNTGKKMQYKIIKPDFVSEEVTAGQSLGKIIFYADGTALRTVDLVCDRTTTKKSGPSLLADKIVVWSLRRAR
- the asd gene encoding aspartate-semialdehyde dehydrogenase, giving the protein MEKISVGVLGATGMVGQRYIKLLENHPWFKVTYVAASPRSAGKLYKDVVSSKWLIGEEIPADVANLTIQDANDAKLAVGKCKFVFSALEMGKDEIKALEEAYAAEGIPVVSNASANRWTEDVPMLVPEINYSHLDIIKKQQEHHGWKKGFIAVKPNCSLQTYMMPLHALIQAGYPVKRMIVTTLQATSGAGYPGVPSFDMIDNIVPFIGGEEEKTEKECLKILGKVDGDKIANAALPLVSSTCTRVPVIDGHTACVSLEFDLPEDKKPSLEEIEKIWTSYKSVPQELELPSAPVHPIVVRHEENRPQPRRDRETEKGMACVIGRLRKCAVFDVKFVALSHNTKRGAAMGGILNAELLKSKGFFDNL
- a CDS encoding 2-isopropylmalate synthase → MSGMNPNGKYGSFVDLDFTERTWPSKRITKAPLWCSVDLRDGNQALVNPMGIDTKLAFFDLLVKIGFKEIEVGFPAASDTEYDFCRRLIEENHIPDDVTIQVLCQAREKLVKKTVEALKGCKQAIFHIYNSTSPAQRKYTFGKSKEEIKQIAVEGVRCIKSCLSEEDRKKIRIEYSPESFSMTEIDYAIEVCEAVKAEWDLLPGEKIIMNLPTTVECYTPNVYADRIEYFAKHISDRENVIISTHCHNDRGTGVASAELALLAGADRTEGCLFGNGERTGNLDIVNVALNMFSEGIDPELDFTNLPEIAELYNRFTGMEINPRSPWAGELVFTAFSGSHQDAIRKGMAARTKMDKNALWDVPYLLIDPHDIGRQYEGIIRINSQSGKGGAAYILEEKYGLILPKAMHPALGDIIKTAADKAQRELQTEEIYNLFVKQWLDAKGNLSIVDLSETHLEGSGTSGETTMCRGVVTWKGEKFTIGEKGNGPLDAFSSALKSTPAPAFSITAFHEHSVGTGNDTSAVAYVQITCEDGQQYWGAGKSTSVGRAGIDAVVSALNQIR